In the genome of Rhodoferax fermentans, one region contains:
- a CDS encoding serine/threonine protein kinase: MLGQGAQAEVWLSFDPRLEREVAIKLMKPAAQPDSGLVTQWLQEARSVSRLTHTNIVPVFEADVQDNQPYLVFEYVPGLTLAQQLAQHGALPPVQAVAVMQDVLAALVAAHASGVVHRDLKPSNVLLDRSGRARVMDFGIAARISQPTQAQDRVEVAGTPAYMAPEAVRGEPITPLMDVYSAGLLLGELLWGQPIRDKARLQQTLQKISIEPQAFPPDLMARLDDGLRSALLTATAVAVDQRYPSAQAFLDDLLVWSGQHKDSADSELPTPSGKTSSTLDFLLRRMRNKSDFPALSESIGRIQSMATSDKESINSVTNEILKDVALTNKLLRLVNSVHYSRGSSVGTVSRAVSLVGFNGIRNMALSLVLLEHMQDKANAHLLKEEFLRALMAGAIAAALCPTQTEGEDAFIGALFQNLGRMLSQFYFPEEALAVRQLVSAPRDPISEEAAATRVLGLSYEALGLGVCKAWGLPESIQRCVVKPTGTPPSLPIKDSQTRLRWSTRVANEMADAVLHTDARVVDVRLGQVAKTYGRALGMSTEQLNAATAVARKKLLELAQAMEITVRPDSLAAHLLDHKLDARQQEPASLVLDPEADTLNANALHATQVLTQPMPTQVSAEPTGAILTLTQPGTDSRAQTLTAGVQDITNAMVDDFKLSDVLRMIMEAMFRALDLHRIVFCMRDPRTDTLTGRFGLGAGVEAVVKQFNVPMRSNGTPDLFATICLKAADTLISDAADPRIVQRLPAWYIQAYNAPTFLVLPLVLKGKPFGLIYADMAHKGGLLVDEKELSLLRTLRNQAVMAFKQSA, translated from the coding sequence ATGTTGGGCCAGGGCGCGCAGGCCGAGGTCTGGCTGTCGTTTGACCCCCGGCTTGAGCGCGAGGTGGCGATCAAGCTCATGAAACCGGCGGCACAGCCCGACAGCGGCCTGGTCACCCAGTGGCTGCAGGAGGCGCGCAGCGTCAGCCGCCTGACCCACACCAACATCGTGCCGGTGTTTGAGGCCGATGTGCAAGACAACCAGCCCTACCTGGTGTTTGAGTATGTGCCGGGCCTGACGCTGGCCCAGCAGCTGGCCCAGCACGGTGCCTTGCCGCCCGTGCAGGCGGTGGCGGTGATGCAGGATGTGCTGGCCGCCTTGGTGGCCGCCCATGCCAGCGGGGTGGTACACCGCGACCTCAAACCTTCCAACGTGTTGCTGGACCGCAGTGGCCGCGCCCGCGTGATGGACTTTGGCATTGCGGCCCGTATCAGCCAGCCAACGCAGGCCCAGGACCGGGTCGAGGTGGCCGGCACCCCTGCCTACATGGCGCCTGAGGCGGTGCGTGGTGAACCCATCACCCCCTTGATGGATGTCTACAGCGCGGGTTTGCTGCTGGGTGAGTTGTTGTGGGGCCAACCGATCCGCGACAAAGCCAGGTTGCAGCAGACCCTGCAAAAAATCAGCATCGAGCCGCAGGCTTTCCCGCCGGACCTGATGGCGCGCCTGGATGACGGGCTGCGCTCGGCCTTGCTGACAGCCACCGCTGTGGCGGTGGACCAGCGTTACCCCAGTGCCCAGGCTTTTCTGGATGATCTGCTGGTCTGGTCGGGCCAGCACAAGGACAGTGCCGACAGCGAGTTGCCCACCCCCAGCGGCAAAACCAGCAGCACGCTGGACTTTTTGTTGCGCCGCATGCGCAACAAAAGCGATTTCCCGGCGCTGTCCGAGTCGATTGGCCGCATCCAGAGCATGGCGACGTCGGACAAGGAAAGCATCAACAGCGTCACCAACGAGATCCTCAAGGATGTGGCACTGACCAACAAGCTGCTGCGCCTGGTCAACAGCGTGCACTATTCACGCGGCAGCAGTGTCGGCACGGTGTCGCGGGCGGTCAGCCTGGTGGGTTTTAACGGCATCCGCAACATGGCGCTGAGCCTGGTGCTGCTGGAGCACATGCAGGACAAAGCCAACGCCCACCTGCTCAAGGAAGAGTTTTTGCGCGCGCTGATGGCTGGCGCCATTGCGGCCGCGTTGTGCCCCACCCAGACCGAAGGGGAGGACGCTTTTATTGGCGCGCTGTTCCAGAATCTGGGGCGCATGTTGTCGCAGTTTTATTTCCCCGAGGAAGCGCTGGCGGTGCGCCAACTGGTGAGTGCACCACGCGACCCGATCAGCGAGGAGGCTGCCGCCACCCGGGTGCTGGGTCTGAGTTATGAGGCGCTGGGCCTGGGTGTGTGCAAAGCCTGGGGACTGCCGGAGAGCATCCAGCGTTGTGTGGTCAAACCCACTGGAACCCCGCCCAGCCTGCCCATCAAGGACAGTCAGACCCGTTTGCGCTGGAGCACCCGCGTCGCCAATGAGATGGCCGATGCGGTGTTGCACACCGATGCCAGGGTGGTCGATGTACGCCTGGGCCAGGTGGCCAAAACCTATGGCCGGGCCTTGGGCATGAGCACCGAACAGCTCAACGCCGCCACAGCGGTGGCGCGCAAGAAGCTGCTGGAGCTGGCCCAGGCCATGGAGATCACCGTGCGCCCCGACTCCTTGGCTGCGCACCTGCTCGATCACAAGTTGGATGCTCGGCAGCAGGAGCCCGCCAGCCTGGTGCTTGACCCCGAGGCCGACACCCTGAACGCCAACGCCTTGCATGCCACCCAGGTTTTGACCCAGCCGATGCCCACGCAGGTCAGTGCTGAGCCCACTGGCGCCATCCTGACGCTGACCCAGCCCGGCACCGACAGCCGGGCGCAGACCCTGACCGCTGGTGTGCAGGACATCACCAATGCCATGGTCGACGACTTCAAGCTCAGTGATGTGCTGCGCATGATCATGGAGGCGATGTTTCGTGCGCTGGACCTCCACCGCATCGTGTTTTGCATGCGCGACCCCAGGACCGACACCCTCACGGGTCGTTTCGGGCTGGGCGCGGGGGTGGAGGCGGTGGTGAAACAGTTCAATGTGCCGATGCGCAGCAACGGCACGCCCGACCTGTTTGCCACCATTTGCCTTAAGGCGGCCGACACCCTGATCAGTGACGCCGCCGACCCACGCATCGTGCAGCGCCTGCCTGCCTGGTACATCCAGGCCTATAACGCACCCACGTTTCTGGTGTTGCCGCTGGTGCTCAAGGGCAAACCATTTGGTCTGATCTATGCCGACATGGCGCACAAGGGCGGCCTGTTGGTGGATGAAAAAGAGCTTTCCTTGTTGCGCACCTTGCGCAACCAGGCGGTGATGGCGTTCAAGCAGTCGGCCTGA
- a CDS encoding GNAT family N-acetyltransferase, with the protein MLPPIRLIPEHAAQYRTLMLQAYAQHPQAFSSSVAERAALPVSWWVRRLEPADDAPEVVLGVFDAQALVAVVGVGFEARDKLRHKATLFGMYVAPQARQRGLGSALVQAALDCARARPGIQLVQLTVTEGNQAAQALYERFGFVSFGLEPMAVAVADGFVSKHHMWRPLAE; encoded by the coding sequence GTGTTGCCACCGATCCGTCTGATCCCTGAACATGCGGCGCAGTACCGCACACTGATGCTGCAAGCCTATGCCCAGCACCCACAGGCGTTCAGCTCCAGTGTGGCCGAGCGCGCTGCTTTACCGGTGAGCTGGTGGGTCAGGCGGCTGGAACCTGCCGACGATGCCCCAGAGGTGGTGCTGGGGGTGTTTGATGCGCAAGCGCTGGTGGCGGTGGTCGGTGTGGGTTTTGAGGCGCGCGACAAACTGCGCCACAAGGCCACCTTGTTTGGCATGTATGTGGCGCCCCAAGCACGTCAGCGCGGGCTGGGTTCCGCCTTGGTACAGGCCGCGCTGGACTGCGCCCGTGCACGCCCAGGCATCCAGTTGGTGCAGCTCACCGTGACCGAGGGCAACCAGGCAGCGCAAGCGCTGTATGAACGATTTGGTTTTGTGAGTTTTGGGCTGGAACCCATGGCGGTTGCGGTGGCTGACGGTTTTGTCAGCAAACACCACATGTGGCGCCCGTTGGCCGAATAA
- a CDS encoding hydrogenase small subunit, producing METFYEVMRRQGISRRSLLKYCSLTATSLGLAPSFVPQIAHAMETKPRTPVLWLHGLECTCCSESFIRSAHPLAKDVVLSMISLDYDDTLMAAAGHQAEAILEEVMTKYKGNYILAVEGNPPLNEDGMFCIQSGKPFIDKLKRVAKDAKAVIAWGSCASWGCVQAAKPNPTQATPIHKVITDKPIIKVPGCPPIAEVMTGVITYMLTFDKIPELDRQGRPKMFYSQRIHDKCYRRPHFDAGQFVEAFDDESARKGYCLYKVGCKGPTTYNACSTVMWNEGTSFPIKAGHGCIGCSEDGFWDKGSFYDRLTTIHQFGVEGTADKIGGTAAAVVGAAVVAHAAVSAISRAVAKDKPTSNA from the coding sequence ATGGAGACTTTCTACGAAGTCATGCGTCGCCAGGGTATATCCCGGCGCAGTTTGCTCAAATACTGTTCACTGACCGCCACCTCACTCGGCCTGGCACCGTCTTTTGTGCCGCAGATCGCCCACGCGATGGAGACCAAACCGCGCACCCCGGTGCTGTGGTTGCATGGCCTGGAATGCACCTGCTGCTCCGAGAGTTTCATCCGCAGTGCCCACCCGCTGGCCAAAGACGTGGTGTTGTCCATGATCTCGCTGGACTACGACGACACCCTGATGGCCGCCGCCGGGCACCAGGCCGAGGCGATTCTGGAAGAGGTGATGACCAAGTACAAGGGCAACTACATCCTGGCTGTGGAGGGCAACCCGCCGCTCAACGAAGACGGCATGTTCTGCATCCAATCGGGCAAACCCTTCATCGACAAGCTCAAACGTGTGGCCAAGGACGCCAAGGCGGTGATCGCCTGGGGTTCCTGCGCCTCCTGGGGCTGTGTGCAGGCGGCCAAACCCAACCCGACCCAGGCCACACCGATCCACAAGGTGATCACCGACAAACCCATCATCAAGGTGCCCGGCTGCCCGCCGATTGCCGAGGTGATGACTGGCGTGATCACCTACATGCTGACCTTTGACAAGATCCCCGAGCTGGACCGTCAGGGCCGACCCAAGATGTTCTACAGCCAGCGCATCCACGACAAGTGTTACCGCCGTCCGCACTTTGATGCAGGGCAATTTGTCGAGGCCTTTGATGACGAGAGCGCGCGCAAGGGCTACTGCCTCTACAAGGTCGGCTGCAAAGGCCCCACCACCTACAACGCCTGCTCCACCGTGATGTGGAACGAGGGCACCAGCTTCCCGATCAAGGCTGGCCACGGCTGTATCGGCTGCTCTGAAGATGGCTTCTGGGACAAAGGCTCGTTCTATGACCGCCTGACCACCATCCACCAGTTTGGTGTGGAAGGCACCGCCGACAAGATTGGTGGCACGGCGGCGGCCGTTGTTGGTGCGGCAGTCGTCGCCCATGCGGCGGTATCGGCCATCAGCCGGGCTGTCGCCAAAGACAAACCCACAAGCAACGCCTGA
- a CDS encoding nickel-dependent hydrogenase large subunit, which yields MGAYDTQGFKLDNTGRRIVVDPVTRIEGHMRCEVNVDKDNIIRNAVSTGTMWRGLEVILKGRDPRDAWAFVERICGVCTGCHALTSVRAVEDALGITIPKNAYLIREIMAKTLQVHDHAVHFYHLHALDWVDIVSALKADPKKTSELQQLVSPSHPLSSPGYFRDIQNRLKKFVESGQLGPFANGYWGSKAYVLPAEANLMAVTHYLEALDLQKDWVKIHTIFGGKNPHPNYLVGGVPCAINLDGDGAAGAPVNMERLNFVKARIDEMIEFNKNVYIPDVLAIGTIYKQAGWLYGGGLSATNVSDYGTYEKVMGDAKTQQLPGGAILNGNWDEILPIDPRDPEQVQEFVSHSWYKYADDTKGLHPWDGVTEPHYALGDKTKGSKTNIEEIDESAKYSWIKSPRWRGHAMEVGPLSRYILAYAHASKGNSYAQRPKEQIEYSAQVINSVFPKALGLPETQYTAKQLLPTTIGRTLARALEGQYCGEMMLDDFNELVANIKAGDRSTANVDKWDPATWPKEAKGVGTVAAPRGMLGHWIKIKDGKIENYQCVVPTTWNGSPRDAKGQIGAFEASLMNTPMVNPEQPLEILRTLHSFDPCLACSTHVMSPDGQEMANVKVR from the coding sequence ATGGGCGCTTACGACACACAAGGCTTCAAGTTAGACAACACCGGGCGGCGCATTGTTGTTGACCCGGTGACCCGCATCGAGGGTCACATGCGCTGTGAAGTCAACGTTGACAAAGACAACATCATCCGCAACGCGGTATCCACCGGCACCATGTGGCGGGGGCTGGAGGTCATCCTCAAAGGCCGCGACCCACGTGACGCCTGGGCTTTTGTGGAACGCATCTGCGGTGTCTGCACCGGCTGCCATGCCCTGACATCGGTCAGAGCCGTCGAAGATGCACTGGGCATCACCATCCCCAAAAATGCTTACCTGATCCGTGAGATCATGGCCAAAACGCTGCAAGTGCACGACCACGCGGTGCACTTTTACCACCTGCATGCGCTGGACTGGGTGGACATTGTCTCGGCACTCAAAGCCGACCCCAAGAAGACCAGCGAACTGCAACAACTGGTCTCACCGTCCCACCCGCTGTCGTCGCCGGGTTATTTCAGGGACATCCAGAACCGGCTGAAAAAGTTTGTGGAAAGTGGCCAACTGGGTCCTTTTGCCAATGGCTACTGGGGCAGCAAAGCGTATGTCTTGCCCGCAGAAGCCAATCTGATGGCGGTCACCCATTACCTCGAAGCGCTTGACCTGCAAAAGGACTGGGTCAAGATCCACACCATCTTCGGTGGCAAAAACCCGCACCCCAACTACCTGGTAGGCGGTGTGCCCTGTGCCATCAACCTTGATGGCGACGGTGCGGCGGGTGCTCCCGTCAACATGGAGCGGCTCAACTTCGTCAAGGCACGTATTGACGAAATGATCGAGTTCAACAAAAACGTCTACATCCCCGACGTATTGGCCATTGGCACGATCTACAAACAAGCTGGCTGGCTGTATGGCGGTGGCCTGAGCGCCACCAATGTCAGTGATTACGGCACCTACGAAAAGGTCATGGGTGATGCCAAAACCCAGCAGCTGCCTGGCGGTGCCATCCTCAACGGCAACTGGGACGAGATCCTGCCGATTGACCCGCGCGACCCCGAACAGGTGCAGGAGTTTGTCTCACACAGCTGGTACAAATATGCCGACGACACCAAGGGCTTGCACCCTTGGGACGGTGTCACCGAACCCCACTATGCGTTGGGCGACAAAACCAAGGGCAGCAAGACCAACATCGAGGAAATTGACGAAAGCGCCAAATACTCCTGGATCAAGTCACCCCGCTGGCGCGGTCACGCCATGGAAGTCGGGCCCTTGTCGCGCTACATCCTGGCCTATGCCCATGCCAGCAAGGGCAACAGCTATGCGCAACGTCCCAAAGAACAGATTGAGTACTCGGCGCAAGTCATCAACAGCGTCTTCCCCAAGGCCTTGGGTCTGCCAGAAACACAATACACCGCCAAACAGTTGTTGCCCACCACCATTGGCCGCACCCTGGCACGGGCACTGGAAGGCCAATATTGCGGCGAAATGATGCTCGACGATTTCAACGAGTTGGTCGCCAACATCAAGGCGGGTGACCGCAGCACCGCCAATGTCGACAAATGGGACCCGGCCACCTGGCCCAAAGAGGCCAAAGGGGTTGGCACGGTGGCTGCGCCACGCGGCATGCTGGGCCACTGGATCAAGATCAAAGACGGCAAGATCGAAAACTACCAATGTGTGGTGCCCACCACCTGGAATGGCAGCCCACGCGATGCCAAGGGACAGATTGGGGCGTTTGAGGCCTCGCTGATGAACACCCCCATGGTCAACCCCGAGCAGCCGCTGGAAATCTTGCGCACGCTGCATTCCTTTGACCCTTGCCTGGCCTGCTCCACCCATGTGATGAGCCCGGACGGCCAGGAAATGGCCAACGTCAAAGTGCGTTGA
- the cybH gene encoding Ni/Fe-hydrogenase, b-type cytochrome subunit: protein MNTHSVSPAADDLQAALPTEAEELAKSSSIKSVYVYEAPVRVWHWVNASAITVLCITGYLIGSPLPTMPGEASAHFLMGYIRFTHFTAAYILAIGLLGRIYWAFVGNHHARELFWVPLWQRAYWVEMLSMVKWYAFMGPRPGPYIGHNPMARFAMVFVFIITAVFMICTGFAMYGEGLQAGSWADKLFGWVIPLMGQSQDVHTWHHMGMWLIVIFAVVHIYAAIREDIMGRQSIVSTMISGFRTFKD, encoded by the coding sequence ATGAACACCCACAGCGTTTCACCCGCCGCAGACGACCTCCAAGCGGCTTTGCCTACCGAAGCGGAAGAGTTGGCCAAGAGTTCTTCCATCAAGTCGGTCTACGTTTACGAAGCACCGGTACGTGTCTGGCATTGGGTCAACGCCTCGGCCATCACCGTCCTGTGCATCACCGGTTATCTGATTGGTTCACCCTTGCCCACCATGCCCGGCGAGGCCAGCGCCCACTTTCTGATGGGTTACATCCGGTTCACCCACTTCACGGCAGCCTATATCCTGGCCATCGGCCTGCTCGGGCGCATCTACTGGGCGTTTGTGGGCAACCACCATGCACGCGAGCTGTTTTGGGTGCCTCTGTGGCAACGCGCCTACTGGGTGGAAATGTTGTCCATGGTCAAGTGGTACGCCTTCATGGGCCCACGCCCCGGCCCCTACATCGGCCACAACCCGATGGCACGTTTTGCCATGGTTTTTGTGTTCATCATCACGGCCGTGTTCATGATTTGCACCGGATTTGCCATGTATGGCGAGGGCTTGCAGGCAGGCTCCTGGGCGGACAAGTTGTTTGGCTGGGTGATCCCGCTGATGGGTCAGTCCCAAGACGTCCACACCTGGCACCACATGGGCATGTGGCTGATTGTGATATTTGCCGTCGTGCACATCTACGCGGCCATTCGCGAGGACATCATGGGCCGCCAGAGCATTGTCAGCACCATGATTTCCGGTTTTCGCACCTTCAAAGATTAA
- a CDS encoding SIMPL domain-containing protein (The SIMPL domain is named for its presence in mouse protein SIMPL (signalling molecule that associates with mouse pelle-like kinase). Bacterial member BP26, from Brucella, was shown to assemble into a channel-like structure, while YggE from E. coli has been associated with resistance to oxidative stress.) produces the protein MASAPLPMQRVSLAAQASVQVAQDLLTMSLSTTREGTDPQLVQTQLKNALDTALNLAKKEARPAQMTVRTGRFGLSPRYDRNGKITGWQGSTELVLEGQDFARISETAGKLNTLTVSGASFGLTQAQRQSAQAQAQAQAIALFRQRATEIAKAFDFKSYTLGEVSVNYDEGGPIFQPQMKAVRAMAVEDASVPVEAGMASVSVNVSGSVQLQ, from the coding sequence ATGGCTTCGGCACCTTTGCCGATGCAGCGGGTGAGCCTGGCAGCACAGGCCAGTGTGCAGGTGGCGCAAGACCTGCTGACCATGTCGCTGAGCACCACACGGGAAGGCACCGACCCGCAGCTGGTGCAGACCCAGCTCAAAAACGCCTTGGATACCGCCCTGAATCTGGCCAAAAAGGAGGCCCGCCCGGCCCAGATGACGGTGCGCACCGGTCGTTTTGGCCTGTCACCACGTTATGACCGCAATGGCAAGATCACCGGATGGCAGGGCAGCACCGAGCTGGTGCTCGAAGGCCAGGACTTTGCCCGCATCAGTGAAACCGCCGGCAAGCTGAACACACTGACGGTCTCTGGCGCCAGTTTTGGCCTGACCCAGGCGCAACGTCAGAGTGCCCAGGCGCAGGCGCAAGCCCAGGCAATTGCGCTGTTTCGCCAGCGCGCCACCGAGATCGCCAAGGCCTTTGACTTCAAGAGCTACACCCTGGGGGAAGTTTCGGTCAACTATGACGAAGGTGGGCCGATCTTCCAGCCGCAGATGAAGGCGGTGCGTGCTATGGCTGTTGAGGATGCCTCGGTGCCTGTAGAGGCGGGCATGGCCTCGGTGTCGGTCAATGTGTCTGGTTCAGTCCAGCTTCAATGA
- the ompR gene encoding two-component system response regulator OmpR: protein MAANSRVDKILVVDDDARIRDLLRRYLTQEGFEVLLAEDGRALTRVLGREPVDLIVLDLMMPGEDGLSVCRRLRGANDRTPIIMLTAKGEDIDRIVGLEVGADDYLGKPFNPRELLARIHAVLRRRPPVEAPGSPSADKAVVTFGPFSFDMGARTLHKGDEELALTTGEFAMLKALVRHPRQPLSREKLAQLARGRDFEPFDRSLDVQVSRLRKLIEHDASAPRYIQTVWGVGYVFIPDDNGQ, encoded by the coding sequence ATGGCTGCAAATTCCCGTGTCGACAAAATCCTGGTGGTTGATGATGATGCCCGCATCCGCGACCTGTTGCGCCGTTACCTGACACAAGAAGGTTTTGAGGTGCTGCTGGCTGAAGACGGCCGTGCCCTGACCCGCGTGCTCGGGCGCGAGCCGGTGGACCTGATCGTGCTGGACCTGATGATGCCCGGTGAAGATGGTCTGTCGGTCTGTCGGCGTCTGCGTGGGGCCAATGACCGCACCCCGATCATCATGCTGACCGCCAAGGGGGAAGACATCGACCGCATCGTCGGGCTGGAAGTGGGCGCAGATGACTACCTCGGCAAACCCTTCAACCCGCGCGAGCTGCTGGCGCGTATCCACGCGGTGCTGCGCCGGCGCCCGCCGGTGGAGGCGCCAGGCTCACCTTCGGCCGACAAGGCGGTGGTCACTTTTGGCCCGTTCAGCTTCGACATGGGCGCGCGCACCTTGCACAAAGGTGACGAAGAGCTGGCTTTGACCACCGGTGAGTTCGCCATGCTCAAGGCCCTGGTGCGGCACCCGCGCCAGCCGCTGTCGCGCGAAAAGCTGGCGCAACTGGCCCGCGGGCGCGACTTCGAGCCCTTTGACCGCAGCCTGGATGTGCAGGTCTCGCGTCTGCGCAAACTCATCGAACACGATGCCTCGGCGCCGCGTTATATCCAGACCGTGTGGGGTGTGGGCTACGTGTTCATTCCTGATGACAACGGCCAGTAA
- a CDS encoding HupE/UreJ family protein: MKLLSQTTWRGLGLTALALSAPLAQAHTGHGTSGIAEGLAHPFGADHLLAMVAVGLWSVSALPANKAWWGPATFMLALIVSAALGAAGLRLPFLEQLISLSVVLFGVMLVTSRLKMPVALGLGLVALAASLHGVAHGAETPETGFAAYATGFLATTATLHFGGVAIGLGIRKYLADKSTWVMAGLGTLCSGAGLYLFSQL; this comes from the coding sequence ATGAAATTGTTGTCGCAAACCACTTGGCGCGGACTTGGCCTGACAGCCTTGGCTCTGTCGGCGCCACTGGCCCAGGCCCACACGGGTCACGGCACGTCGGGCATCGCCGAAGGCCTGGCCCACCCATTCGGCGCAGACCACTTGCTGGCCATGGTGGCTGTGGGCCTCTGGTCTGTCTCAGCCCTGCCCGCCAACAAGGCCTGGTGGGGGCCAGCCACCTTCATGCTGGCCTTGATTGTCAGTGCTGCCCTGGGGGCTGCCGGTTTGCGTCTGCCGTTCCTGGAACAGCTGATCTCTCTGAGTGTGGTGCTGTTTGGTGTCATGCTGGTCACAAGCCGCCTGAAGATGCCGGTGGCGTTGGGTCTGGGCCTGGTGGCACTGGCTGCCTCGCTGCATGGGGTGGCACACGGCGCAGAAACACCTGAAACCGGTTTTGCGGCCTACGCAACGGGCTTTTTGGCGACCACGGCCACCCTGCATTTTGGTGGCGTGGCCATCGGCTTGGGCATCCGCAAATACCTGGCCGACAAGTCGACCTGGGTCATGGCCGGTTTGGGCACGCTCTGCAGTGGTGCTGGCCTGTACCTGTTTAGTCAACTCTGA
- a CDS encoding sensor histidine kinase translates to MTTASNPSVPLDGGPARARKPALSLFWRTFFLLALLLLGSVIAWTQTLLQMEFEPRALQTADQIASVVNLSRAAVMHSDAIARVSLFKTMKDQEHLTIRLREPKDVFEVFPATDLNRHVVAQLQSRLGADTIVASSVNQVQGLWVGFSIDKDRYWLQTERNRFDQPTRQTWTVWLLTAAVLSLAGAAGIARLINRPLKDLSQAASRVHEGDFEASTLDETVSTQEIRAVNIGFNRMTRKLAQIEQDRTVMLAGISHDLRTPLARLRLEAEMSVPDAQAREAMVGDIAQLDAIIGKFLDYARPGDMRLVPVSLNHMVETCLEPLRKRSDLDFKLALQDGLMVLADPVELQRALVNLLENAARYGKSDGTELARVDISARYSNDKVLLRLRDHGNGVPPEQLKHLTTPFFRGDSARSAANSTGLGLAIVEQTISRMGGAFDLSNANGGGLCANIVLRRATGSAVAA, encoded by the coding sequence ATGACAACGGCCAGTAACCCGTCCGTGCCACTGGACGGCGGCCCGGCGCGTGCCCGCAAACCCGCCCTGAGCCTGTTCTGGCGCACCTTTTTCCTGCTGGCGCTGCTGTTGTTGGGCAGTGTGATTGCCTGGACCCAGACCCTGCTGCAGATGGAGTTTGAGCCCCGTGCGCTGCAGACAGCCGACCAGATCGCCTCGGTGGTAAACCTGAGCCGTGCGGCGGTGATGCACTCGGACGCGATTGCCCGGGTGTCCTTGTTCAAGACCATGAAGGACCAGGAGCACCTGACCATCCGTCTGCGTGAACCCAAGGATGTGTTTGAGGTGTTTCCCGCCACCGACCTGAACCGCCATGTGGTTGCGCAACTGCAGTCGCGCCTGGGGGCAGACACCATTGTGGCCAGCAGTGTCAACCAGGTGCAGGGACTGTGGGTGGGTTTCTCCATCGACAAAGACCGGTATTGGTTGCAGACCGAGCGCAACCGCTTTGACCAACCCACCCGGCAGACCTGGACGGTCTGGCTGCTGACTGCGGCGGTGTTGTCACTGGCGGGTGCCGCCGGTATTGCGCGCCTGATCAACCGGCCACTCAAAGACCTGTCGCAAGCGGCCAGCCGGGTGCACGAAGGTGACTTTGAGGCCAGCACACTCGATGAGACCGTAAGCACCCAGGAAATCCGGGCGGTGAACATTGGCTTCAACCGCATGACCCGCAAACTCGCGCAGATCGAACAGGACCGCACGGTGATGCTGGCAGGCATCTCACACGACCTGCGCACCCCGCTGGCGCGATTGCGGTTGGAGGCAGAAATGAGTGTGCCCGACGCGCAGGCACGCGAGGCCATGGTGGGCGACATCGCGCAGCTCGACGCGATCATCGGCAAATTTCTGGACTACGCCCGCCCAGGCGACATGCGGCTGGTGCCGGTGTCACTCAACCACATGGTCGAGACCTGTCTGGAGCCATTGCGCAAACGCAGTGACCTCGACTTCAAGCTGGCGCTGCAAGACGGCCTGATGGTGTTGGCCGACCCGGTGGAGCTGCAACGCGCCCTGGTCAACCTGCTCGAAAACGCCGCCCGTTATGGCAAGTCCGATGGCACAGAGCTGGCGCGGGTGGACATCTCGGCACGTTACAGCAACGACAAGGTGCTGCTGCGCCTGCGTGACCACGGCAATGGTGTGCCACCCGAACAGCTCAAACACCTCACCACACCGTTCTTCAGGGGTGACTCGGCCCGCTCGGCGGCCAACAGCACCGGGCTCGGGCTGGCGATTGTGGAGCAAACCATCTCGCGCATGGGTGGCGCCTTTGACCTGAGCAACGCCAACGGCGGCGGCCTGTGCGCCAACATCGTGTTGCGCCGGGCCACTGGTAGCGCGGTCGCGGCTTGA